A single window of Eleginops maclovinus isolate JMC-PN-2008 ecotype Puerto Natales chromosome 19, JC_Emac_rtc_rv5, whole genome shotgun sequence DNA harbors:
- the atl1 gene encoding atlastin-1 isoform X2 has product MAKHRKERDSWGSLSDKPVYDWSSEEEEPDGRARPVQVLLVKDDHTFELDEAALSRILLSAEVRDREVVAISVAGAFRKGKSFLMDFMLRYMYNNASEGWLGVADEPLTGFSWRGGSERETTGIQIWSEVFLVDKPDGTKVAVLLMDTQGTFDSQSTLRDSATVFALSTMISSMQVYNISQNVQEDDLQHLQLFTEYGRLAMEETFLKPFQSMIFLVRDWSFPYEFPYGQEGGMKFLEKRLKISENQHEELQNVRKHIHSCFTNISCFLMPHPGLKVATNPNFDGRIKEIDGEFINNLKVLVPWLLSPQNIDVKEINGSKITCRGLLEYFKAYIKIYQGEELPHPKSMLQATAEANNLAAVAAAKDLYNKKMEQVCGGDRPFLAPSELQARHGAIREEALQVFKGVKKMGGEEFSRRYLQQLETEVDEVFVQYIKHNDSKNIFHAARTPATLFVVIFIMYVAAGITGFVGVDVIASLCNMVLGLALITLCTWAYIRYSGEYRELGAVIDQVAGALWDQGSTNEALYKLYNVAANHRHLYHHAFPGGPEVDEAAEEPDRKRN; this is encoded by the exons ATGGCCAAACACCgcaaagagagagacagctggG GGTCCCTGAGCGACAAGCCGGTGTACGACTGGAGCTCGGAGGAAGAGGAACCGGACGGACGGGCCCGGCCGGTGCAGGTCCTGCTGGTGAAGGATGACCACACCTTCGAGCTGGACGAGGCGGCGCTGAGCCGGATCCTGCTGAGCGCCGAGGTCCGTGACCGGGAGGTGGTCGCCATCTCTGTGGCCGGAGCCTTCCGGAAGGGCAAGTCCTTCCTCATGGACTTCATGCTGCGCTACATGTACAACAAC GCGTCGGAGGGCTGGCTGGGCGTTGCAGACGAGCCTCTGACCGGCTTTTCCTGGAGGGGGGGATCCGAGAGAGAGACCACCGGGATCCAAATCTGGAGCGAAGTCTTCCTGGTGGACAAACCGGACGGCACCAAG gtGGCGGTTCTGCTGATGGACACTCAGGGAACGTTTGACAGCCAGTCGACTCTGAGAGACTCGGCCACCGTGTTCGCTCTGAGCACCATGATCAGCTCCATGCAG GTTTACAACATCTCACAAAATGTACAAGAGGACGACCTTCAGCACCTGCAG CTCTTCACTGAGTACGGCAGACTAGCAATGGAGGAGACGTTCCTCAAACCCTttcag TCCATGATCTTCCTGGTCCGAGACTGGAGCTTTCCCTACGAGTTTCCCTACGGACAGGAGGGAGGCATGAAGTTCCTGGAGAAGAGACTGAAG ATCTCAGAGAACCAGCACGAGGAGCTGCAGAACGTCCGGAAGCACATCCACTCCTGCTTCACCAACATCTCCTGCTTCCTGATGCCTCACCCCGGACTCAAGGTGGCCACCAACCCCAACTTCGACGGCAGGATTAAAG AGATCGACGGGGAGTTCATCAACAACCTGAAGGTCCTGGTGCCGTGGCTCCTCAGTCCTCAGAACATCGACGTGAAGGAAATCAACGGCAGCAAGATCACCTGCAGAGGTCTGCTGGAGTACTTCAAG GCGTACATTAAGATTTACCAAGGTGAGGAGCTGCCACATCCAAAGTCCATGCTGCAG GCCACAGCAGAGGCCAATAATCTGGCCGCCGTCGCTGCTGCAAAGGATCTGTACAACAAGAAGATGGAGCAG GTGTGCGGTGGGGATCGGCCCTTCCTGGCCCCCAGCGAGCTGCAGGCGCGGCACGGGGCCATCAGGGAGGAGGCGCTGCAGGTGTTCAAGGGTGTGAAGAAGATGGGGGGCGAGGAGTTCAGCCGGCGctacctgcagcagctggagacCGAGGTGGACGAGGTGTTCGTCCAGTACATCAAGCACAACGACTCCAAGAACATTTTCCACGCCGCTCGCACCCCCGCCACCCTCTTCGTGGTCATCTTCATCATGTACGTGGCCGCCGGCATCACGGGCTTCGTGGGCGTGGATGTCATCGCCAGCCTGTGCAACATGGTGCTGGGCCTGGCGCTCATCACGCTCTGCACCTGGGCCTACATCCGATACTCTGGGGAGTACCGTGAGCTGGGGGCCGTCATCGACCAGGTGGCCGGGGCCCTGTGGGACCAG GGGAGCACAAATGAG GCTCTCTACAAGCTGTACAACgtagcagccaatcacaggcaCCTTTACCACCACGCCTTCCCCGGTGGGCCTGAGGTGGACGAGGCTGCAGAGGAGCCGGACAGGAAGAGGAACTGA
- the atl1 gene encoding atlastin-1 isoform X1 has product MAKHRKERDSWGEWSLSDKPVYDWSSEEEEPDGRARPVQVLLVKDDHTFELDEAALSRILLSAEVRDREVVAISVAGAFRKGKSFLMDFMLRYMYNNASEGWLGVADEPLTGFSWRGGSERETTGIQIWSEVFLVDKPDGTKVAVLLMDTQGTFDSQSTLRDSATVFALSTMISSMQVYNISQNVQEDDLQHLQLFTEYGRLAMEETFLKPFQSMIFLVRDWSFPYEFPYGQEGGMKFLEKRLKISENQHEELQNVRKHIHSCFTNISCFLMPHPGLKVATNPNFDGRIKEIDGEFINNLKVLVPWLLSPQNIDVKEINGSKITCRGLLEYFKAYIKIYQGEELPHPKSMLQATAEANNLAAVAAAKDLYNKKMEQVCGGDRPFLAPSELQARHGAIREEALQVFKGVKKMGGEEFSRRYLQQLETEVDEVFVQYIKHNDSKNIFHAARTPATLFVVIFIMYVAAGITGFVGVDVIASLCNMVLGLALITLCTWAYIRYSGEYRELGAVIDQVAGALWDQGSTNEALYKLYNVAANHRHLYHHAFPGGPEVDEAAEEPDRKRN; this is encoded by the exons ATGGCCAAACACCgcaaagagagagacagctggGGTGAGT GGTCCCTGAGCGACAAGCCGGTGTACGACTGGAGCTCGGAGGAAGAGGAACCGGACGGACGGGCCCGGCCGGTGCAGGTCCTGCTGGTGAAGGATGACCACACCTTCGAGCTGGACGAGGCGGCGCTGAGCCGGATCCTGCTGAGCGCCGAGGTCCGTGACCGGGAGGTGGTCGCCATCTCTGTGGCCGGAGCCTTCCGGAAGGGCAAGTCCTTCCTCATGGACTTCATGCTGCGCTACATGTACAACAAC GCGTCGGAGGGCTGGCTGGGCGTTGCAGACGAGCCTCTGACCGGCTTTTCCTGGAGGGGGGGATCCGAGAGAGAGACCACCGGGATCCAAATCTGGAGCGAAGTCTTCCTGGTGGACAAACCGGACGGCACCAAG gtGGCGGTTCTGCTGATGGACACTCAGGGAACGTTTGACAGCCAGTCGACTCTGAGAGACTCGGCCACCGTGTTCGCTCTGAGCACCATGATCAGCTCCATGCAG GTTTACAACATCTCACAAAATGTACAAGAGGACGACCTTCAGCACCTGCAG CTCTTCACTGAGTACGGCAGACTAGCAATGGAGGAGACGTTCCTCAAACCCTttcag TCCATGATCTTCCTGGTCCGAGACTGGAGCTTTCCCTACGAGTTTCCCTACGGACAGGAGGGAGGCATGAAGTTCCTGGAGAAGAGACTGAAG ATCTCAGAGAACCAGCACGAGGAGCTGCAGAACGTCCGGAAGCACATCCACTCCTGCTTCACCAACATCTCCTGCTTCCTGATGCCTCACCCCGGACTCAAGGTGGCCACCAACCCCAACTTCGACGGCAGGATTAAAG AGATCGACGGGGAGTTCATCAACAACCTGAAGGTCCTGGTGCCGTGGCTCCTCAGTCCTCAGAACATCGACGTGAAGGAAATCAACGGCAGCAAGATCACCTGCAGAGGTCTGCTGGAGTACTTCAAG GCGTACATTAAGATTTACCAAGGTGAGGAGCTGCCACATCCAAAGTCCATGCTGCAG GCCACAGCAGAGGCCAATAATCTGGCCGCCGTCGCTGCTGCAAAGGATCTGTACAACAAGAAGATGGAGCAG GTGTGCGGTGGGGATCGGCCCTTCCTGGCCCCCAGCGAGCTGCAGGCGCGGCACGGGGCCATCAGGGAGGAGGCGCTGCAGGTGTTCAAGGGTGTGAAGAAGATGGGGGGCGAGGAGTTCAGCCGGCGctacctgcagcagctggagacCGAGGTGGACGAGGTGTTCGTCCAGTACATCAAGCACAACGACTCCAAGAACATTTTCCACGCCGCTCGCACCCCCGCCACCCTCTTCGTGGTCATCTTCATCATGTACGTGGCCGCCGGCATCACGGGCTTCGTGGGCGTGGATGTCATCGCCAGCCTGTGCAACATGGTGCTGGGCCTGGCGCTCATCACGCTCTGCACCTGGGCCTACATCCGATACTCTGGGGAGTACCGTGAGCTGGGGGCCGTCATCGACCAGGTGGCCGGGGCCCTGTGGGACCAG GGGAGCACAAATGAG GCTCTCTACAAGCTGTACAACgtagcagccaatcacaggcaCCTTTACCACCACGCCTTCCCCGGTGGGCCTGAGGTGGACGAGGCTGCAGAGGAGCCGGACAGGAAGAGGAACTGA
- the sav1 gene encoding protein salvador homolog 1 yields the protein MLSRKKSKNEASKPAEVHGKYVKKETSPLLRNLMPSFIRHGPTIPRRTEVPLPDMGPSSYPVAPAREPVVSRNKSFLRAPVQRPPHEVARRESHRMSAPPYLPRSLGDLPHEYGGSSQSFLTDVGPLSENGDAGRYYYPPEPYYDPQQQQQQQQPPTRRGPERFPEDYRYYEHNEHNFQRLPRQHTPPAPGRPPSGIGRIQAKSLGNLSNLTGDDVPLPPGWTVDWTIRGRKYYIDHNTNTTHWSHPLEREGLPPGWEKVESAEFGVYYVDHINKRAQYRHPCAPSVPRYDQPPPLPPPVTYQPRPAERNQPVLVPANPYHTAEIPDWLQVYARAPLKYDHILKWELFQLADLDTYQGMLKLLFMKELEHIVKSYEAYRQALLSELEARKQRQSWYQQQNYSGNI from the exons ATGCTCTCAcgtaagaaaagtaaaaacgAAGCGTCGAAACCAGCCGAGGTTCACGGGAAATATGTGAAGAAGGAAACCTCTCCGCTGCTGAGAA ATCTGATGCCCTCGTTCATCCGTCATGGCCCCACGATCCCCCGACGCACCGAGGTCCCTCTGCCTGACATGGGCCCCTCTTCCTACCCTGTGGCCCCCGCCCGGGAGCCCGTGGTGTCCCGCAACAAGAGCTTCCTCCGGGCCCCGGTGCAGAGGCCCCCCCATGAGGTGGCCCGCCGGGAGAGCCACCGCATGTCTGCCCCCCCGTACCTGCCCCGCAGTCTGGGGGACCTGCCCCACGAGTATGGGGGCTCCTCGCAGTCCTTCCTTACTGACGTGGGGCCCCTGTCTGAGAACGGAGATGCCGGCCGGTACTACTACCCCCCCGAGCCTTACTACgacccccagcagcagcagcagcagcagcagccccccaCCAGGAGGGGCCCCGAGCGCTTCCCCGAGGACTATAGATACTATGAGCACAATGAACACAACTTCCAGAGACTTCCACGACAACACACACCCCCCGCTCCAGGGAGACCCCCCTCAG GCATCGGGCGCATCCAGGCCAAGTCTCTGGGGAACCTGTCCAACCTGACGGGGGACGATGTGCCCCTCCCCCCCGGCTGGACGGTGGACTGGACCATCCGCGGCAGGAAGTACTACATCGAccacaacaccaacaccacgCACTGGAGCCACCCGCTGGAGAGGGAGGGCCTCCCCCCCGGCTGGGAGAAGGTGGAGTCGGCAGAGTTCGGGGTCTACTACGTGGACCACATCAACAAGAGAGCGCAGTACCGACACCCCTGCGCCCCCAG TGTCCCTCGATACGACCAGCCCCCCCCTCTGCCCCCGCCCGTCACCTACCAGCCCCGCCCAGCAGAGAGGAACCAGCCAGTGCTGGTCCCAGCAAACCCGTACCACACTGCAGAGATCCCGGACTGGCTGCAGGTGTACGCCCGCGCCCCGCTCAA GTACGACCACATCCTGAAGTGGGAGCTGTTCCAGCTGGCCGACCTGGACACATACCAGGGGATGCTGAAGCTGCTCTTCATGAAGGAGCTGGAGCACATCGTCAAGTCCTATGAGGCGTACCGGCAGGCGCTGCTTTCCGAGCTGGAGGCCCGCAAGCAGAGGCAGAGCTGGTACCAGCAGCAGAACTACAGCGGGAACATCTGA